In one Leptospira fletcheri genomic region, the following are encoded:
- a CDS encoding rhodanese-related sulfurtransferase → MIKKPLHNIYSKEILRQKLENESVSRRTLSFYRYVIISDPKTMRDRLYSDWEELGVLGRIYIAREGINAQLSVPEPNFAALREYLDRTTEFQDVPFKIAVEDDGRSFLKLEIKVREKIVADGLDDGSFDVTDVGVHLSAEEFNRKLESPGSLVVDVRNHYESEIGHFEGALLPQADTFREELPMILDLLKDQKDKEILMYCTGGIRCEKASAYLRHHGFRNVYQLHGGIIEYAAEIRRKGLPSRFKGKNFVFDGRLQETIGQEILSECHQCGNSSSHHINCANPACHVLFIQCESCAEKFDHCCSEECKEIHSLPPAEQRKLRKGKSASNQHFSKSRIRPKVFELHRKN, encoded by the coding sequence ATGATAAAGAAACCGTTGCATAACATATACAGTAAGGAGATCTTACGGCAAAAGTTGGAAAACGAGTCCGTTTCGAGACGCACTCTTTCCTTTTACAGGTATGTTATCATTTCCGATCCGAAAACGATGCGGGATCGATTGTATTCCGATTGGGAAGAACTCGGAGTATTGGGACGCATTTATATCGCGAGGGAAGGAATCAACGCTCAGCTTTCCGTTCCGGAGCCGAATTTCGCCGCTTTGCGGGAATACTTGGATCGCACGACGGAATTCCAGGACGTACCGTTTAAAATCGCGGTAGAAGACGACGGTCGTTCTTTTTTGAAATTAGAGATCAAAGTGCGGGAAAAAATCGTCGCAGATGGTCTGGACGACGGAAGTTTCGACGTTACCGATGTGGGAGTCCATTTGTCCGCGGAGGAATTCAACCGTAAGCTGGAATCTCCCGGCTCACTCGTAGTGGACGTACGAAACCATTACGAATCCGAGATCGGCCATTTCGAAGGGGCCTTACTTCCTCAGGCGGATACGTTCCGAGAGGAGCTTCCGATGATCCTGGATCTCCTAAAAGACCAAAAGGATAAGGAAATTTTAATGTATTGTACCGGAGGAATCCGTTGCGAAAAGGCTTCCGCTTATCTTCGGCACCACGGTTTTCGGAACGTATACCAGTTGCACGGAGGGATCATCGAATACGCCGCCGAGATTCGTCGGAAAGGTCTGCCCTCCAGATTTAAAGGTAAGAACTTCGTTTTTGACGGTAGGCTGCAGGAAACGATCGGACAGGAAATCCTCAGCGAATGCCACCAGTGCGGAAATTCCTCCTCACATCACATCAATTGCGCCAATCCCGCCTGTCATGTTTTGTTTATCCAATGCGAGAGCTGTGCGGAAAAATTCGATCATTGTTGTTCGGAAGAATGTAAGGAAATTCACTCACTTCCTCCAGCCGAGCAAAGAAAGTTGAGAAAAGGGAAATCGGCATCGAATCAGCATTTTTCGAAGTCCCGGATCCGTCCCAAAGTCTTCGAATTGCACCGAAAGAATTGA
- a CDS encoding zinc-dependent alcohol dehydrogenase family protein, which translates to MKAFEVRNNFGIENLSSVTRPNPKPGPGEVLVKIKACSLNYRDFLMITGQYNPRQKLPLVPLSDGAGEVVELGPDVKNVKVGDRVCGIFSQGWLAGAPRLDNIRETLGGPLDGMISEYRVFPEKGVISFPEHLSYAEASTLPCAGLTAYNAVVTFGELEPGMTVVALGTGGVSLFALQFAKMLGCKTIVTSSSDQKLEKAKSLGADEGINYTAKTNWDREIRKKTDMKGADLVIEVGGAGTLSKSIQSVKPGGIVALIGVVAGGGEANLSLFPILMQGIRIQGVIVGSRSDFERMNLAISRNLMRPVIDRIFPYSEFPKALEYLRDGKHFGKVVIEI; encoded by the coding sequence ATGAAAGCGTTCGAAGTCCGCAACAATTTCGGAATAGAAAATCTGAGTTCTGTCACTCGTCCCAATCCTAAACCCGGTCCGGGAGAAGTGCTGGTAAAAATCAAGGCCTGCTCCCTGAATTATAGGGATTTTTTGATGATTACCGGACAGTACAATCCCCGACAAAAACTTCCTTTAGTCCCTCTTTCCGACGGCGCGGGAGAAGTCGTGGAACTCGGACCGGATGTGAAGAACGTCAAAGTCGGAGACAGGGTATGCGGAATCTTTTCCCAGGGGTGGCTCGCCGGAGCTCCGCGATTGGACAACATACGGGAAACTCTAGGAGGGCCGCTGGACGGGATGATTTCCGAGTATCGAGTTTTTCCGGAAAAAGGCGTGATCTCTTTTCCGGAACACCTTTCCTATGCGGAAGCTTCCACTCTCCCTTGCGCGGGACTCACCGCCTACAATGCGGTTGTCACGTTCGGCGAACTAGAACCCGGAATGACGGTGGTAGCGTTGGGAACCGGCGGGGTATCCCTTTTTGCATTACAATTCGCTAAAATGTTAGGTTGCAAAACGATCGTCACCTCCTCCAGCGACCAGAAACTGGAAAAGGCAAAATCGCTCGGAGCGGACGAAGGGATCAATTACACTGCAAAGACGAATTGGGATCGGGAAATCCGGAAGAAAACGGACATGAAGGGAGCCGATTTGGTCATCGAGGTCGGAGGAGCCGGAACACTTTCCAAGTCCATCCAGTCCGTAAAACCAGGAGGAATCGTCGCCCTAATCGGGGTGGTCGCCGGAGGAGGAGAAGCAAACCTTTCTCTCTTTCCCATTCTAATGCAGGGAATCAGAATCCAGGGAGTGATCGTGGGAAGTAGATCGGACTTCGAAAGAATGAATCTTGCGATTTCTCGGAACCTCATGAGACCCGTGATCGATCGGATTTTTCCGTACTCCGAATTCCCGAAAGCGTTGGAATATTTAAGGGACGGAAAACATTTCGGCAAAGTCGTAATCGAAATCTGA
- the ygiD gene encoding 4,5-DOPA dioxygenase extradiol gives MDRLPVFFVGHGSPMNAIGENEFTRGWAESMKGLPHPKAVLCISAHWVTRGTRITAVESPKTIHDFYGFPQELFDVQYPAPGDPELAGSISKSVSFQQIEPDYEWGLDHGTWSVLRHMIPKANIPVLQLSLDGTKPAAWHYEFAKELSHLRQQGVLILASGDLVHNLRLYDWRNEEKVPDWAKEANETFKSLILKRDAKALSEYQNLGTSAQLAVPTPEHYVPMLYSLALASDEEEISFYNDKIQSSVSMTSIKFG, from the coding sequence ATGGATCGGCTCCCGGTTTTTTTTGTCGGTCATGGAAGTCCGATGAACGCCATCGGAGAAAACGAATTCACCCGGGGTTGGGCAGAAAGCATGAAGGGTCTGCCTCATCCGAAGGCGGTGCTTTGTATTTCCGCACATTGGGTCACCCGCGGGACCAGGATTACCGCCGTGGAATCTCCGAAGACCATACACGACTTTTACGGTTTTCCCCAGGAATTATTCGACGTTCAATATCCTGCTCCGGGAGATCCGGAATTGGCCGGTTCGATTTCCAAGTCCGTTTCTTTCCAACAGATCGAACCGGACTATGAATGGGGGCTGGATCACGGAACTTGGAGTGTGCTCAGGCACATGATTCCGAAGGCGAACATTCCGGTTCTACAACTCAGTTTAGACGGGACGAAACCTGCGGCTTGGCATTACGAATTCGCAAAGGAACTTTCCCACTTGCGGCAGCAAGGGGTATTGATTCTAGCGAGCGGAGATTTGGTGCACAATCTCAGGCTGTACGACTGGAGAAACGAGGAGAAGGTCCCGGATTGGGCGAAGGAAGCGAACGAAACGTTCAAGTCCCTGATCCTAAAACGGGATGCCAAGGCTTTGTCCGAGTATCAAAACCTCGGAACTTCCGCTCAACTTGCGGTACCGACACCGGAACATTACGTTCCTATGTTGTATTCCTTGGCTTTGGCGTCGGACGAAGAAGAGATTTCGTTTTACAACGACAAAATCCAAAGTTCCGTGTCCATGACCAGTATCAAGTTCGGGTGA
- a CDS encoding SufE family protein has product MPSLEETQEEIVKEFSECSDWEERYGLLIEIGDTLPSFPEGKKSEDLLVPGCQSRVWVLPEEREGKLFFSADSDSAITKGMIALLLRVFSGRTRDEIRSASLDFLKEIGLDKHLSMSRRNGLYSMVNRIKSL; this is encoded by the coding sequence ATGCCAAGTTTGGAAGAAACCCAAGAAGAAATCGTAAAGGAATTTTCCGAATGCTCGGATTGGGAGGAAAGATACGGACTCCTGATCGAGATCGGGGATACTCTCCCTTCTTTTCCCGAAGGCAAAAAAAGCGAGGACTTGCTCGTTCCTGGCTGTCAATCTAGAGTTTGGGTTTTACCGGAAGAAAGAGAGGGAAAACTTTTTTTTTCGGCGGACAGCGATTCCGCGATCACTAAAGGGATGATCGCTCTTCTTCTACGGGTATTTTCCGGTCGCACCCGGGACGAAATTCGGAGCGCCTCCTTGGATTTCTTAAAGGAGATCGGACTGGACAAGCATTTGTCCATGAGCCGTCGTAACGGCTTGTATTCCATGGTCAACCGGATCAAAAGTCTATAA
- the rmuC gene encoding DNA recombination protein RmuC, with amino-acid sequence MEYSITLLVGILVGFSLAFFLAKRLYGSESGISPSEHEKLKMEVAALRATELRSKERTTQLESDLKTVSEKNTQAIGAWQAMKKESDLLKERLENQKKEFEELTSKLKEEFKNLANQALLDNSQKFNLQTQEKLGDLLKPLKENIESFGKKVEVSAQETKISTATLKEHISSLTKSNESLQTEAKNLAEALRGDKKAQGDWGEEILEGILERSGLREGEEFFRQASFKDEEGGKRPDVIVRLPGNRCVVVDSKVSLNSYVSFYGATEETEKEIYLEQHAGALRKHAKDLARKNYQYLEGLNSPDFVLMFLYSEPALFWALRKDPSLALEAYQQNVLIVTPSSLMISLKMVSNIWRLEDQDRNAKEIARQSGLLLEKLGNFVTDLEKVGGALSVTQGHYENAMKKLKSGKGNILKKAGELMELGAGVSKEETKKKLSGFADEEEEDEPSLLSAD; translated from the coding sequence ATGGAATACTCGATCACATTATTAGTGGGAATCCTAGTCGGATTCTCTCTGGCATTTTTCCTAGCAAAGAGATTGTACGGTTCGGAATCCGGAATCTCCCCGTCCGAGCACGAAAAATTAAAGATGGAAGTCGCTGCATTGAGAGCGACGGAACTGCGCTCCAAAGAGAGGACGACCCAGTTGGAATCGGACCTCAAAACCGTTTCCGAAAAGAACACGCAAGCGATCGGAGCTTGGCAAGCCATGAAAAAGGAATCCGATCTGTTAAAGGAAAGATTGGAGAACCAAAAAAAGGAATTCGAAGAACTGACCTCCAAGTTAAAGGAGGAATTCAAAAACCTGGCCAATCAGGCTCTCTTGGATAATTCCCAAAAATTCAATCTCCAAACCCAGGAAAAGCTGGGGGACCTACTAAAGCCATTGAAGGAAAACATAGAGAGCTTCGGAAAGAAAGTGGAAGTCTCGGCACAGGAGACGAAGATCAGCACCGCCACTCTGAAGGAGCATATTTCCTCTCTGACCAAGTCGAACGAAAGCCTTCAAACGGAAGCCAAAAATCTAGCGGAGGCTCTTCGAGGAGACAAAAAAGCCCAAGGAGACTGGGGAGAGGAAATTCTCGAAGGAATCTTGGAACGAAGCGGCCTGAGAGAAGGAGAGGAATTTTTTCGTCAGGCCAGCTTTAAAGACGAAGAAGGAGGCAAACGACCCGACGTGATCGTACGATTGCCGGGTAACCGTTGCGTGGTGGTGGATTCCAAGGTCTCCTTAAACTCTTACGTCTCGTTTTACGGAGCGACCGAGGAGACCGAAAAGGAAATCTATTTGGAACAGCACGCTGGTGCGCTCCGAAAACACGCCAAGGATCTTGCCAGGAAAAACTACCAATATCTGGAAGGTCTGAACTCTCCGGATTTCGTACTCATGTTTCTTTACAGTGAACCGGCCTTGTTTTGGGCTCTTCGAAAAGATCCTTCCCTAGCTTTGGAGGCGTACCAACAAAACGTCCTCATCGTTACTCCGTCCTCCCTGATGATTTCCCTCAAAATGGTTTCCAATATCTGGAGACTAGAAGACCAGGACCGAAACGCAAAAGAGATCGCCCGCCAATCCGGATTGCTTTTGGAAAAATTGGGAAATTTCGTGACGGACCTGGAAAAAGTGGGGGGTGCCTTAAGCGTCACGCAAGGACATTACGAAAATGCGATGAAGAAATTGAAATCCGGAAAAGGAAATATCCTGAAAAAAGCCGGAGAGCTCATGGAGTTAGGCGCTGGCGTCTCCAAGGAAGAGACGAAAAAAAAGCTTTCGGGCTTTGCGGACGAGGAAGAAGAGGACGAACCTTCCCTGCTCTCGGCGGATTAA
- a CDS encoding TPM domain-containing protein — protein MKRAFLFLVFFFSVRSVLSEPISLPELHHRVTDLTGTLSSEEISSLEEKLKSLEERKGSQVAILVLPTTGEESIEQYSIRLAEKWKVGRKSIADGVIFLVAKNDRKMRFEVGRGLEGAIPDVLCKRIQIEYVRPLFKEGKYYEGIEIGIEKIIGLIEGEPLPEPTHTTFHETPQGKIGLTGYFLLLAGVAIFVGIFFRRMFSFFKAVAAAGIGYWVGGLLGISFWTMLPVLIVFFVILLVLYSAWNSGMGGGSSWGSWGGPGGGSSWGSSSGGDSGWSGGGGDFGGGGSSTDW, from the coding sequence TTGAAGCGCGCCTTCTTATTCCTTGTATTTTTCTTTAGTGTAAGATCCGTTCTTTCGGAACCGATCTCTTTGCCCGAGCTGCACCACCGAGTCACGGACCTGACAGGAACCTTAAGCTCGGAAGAGATTTCCTCTTTGGAGGAAAAATTGAAAAGCTTGGAAGAACGCAAAGGAAGCCAGGTAGCGATCCTCGTACTCCCCACTACGGGGGAAGAAAGCATCGAACAATATTCCATCCGACTGGCCGAGAAGTGGAAGGTGGGTCGAAAATCCATCGCGGACGGGGTGATCTTTTTAGTCGCGAAGAACGATCGAAAGATGAGGTTCGAAGTCGGAAGAGGCCTGGAAGGAGCGATTCCGGACGTACTTTGTAAGCGGATTCAGATCGAGTATGTCCGACCTCTCTTCAAGGAAGGAAAATACTATGAAGGCATCGAGATCGGAATCGAAAAAATCATCGGTTTGATCGAAGGAGAACCCTTACCCGAACCCACTCACACTACGTTTCACGAAACACCGCAAGGGAAAATCGGTCTGACCGGATACTTCCTCCTCCTGGCCGGGGTCGCAATTTTCGTCGGAATCTTTTTCCGAAGAATGTTTTCCTTCTTCAAGGCGGTGGCAGCAGCAGGTATAGGTTATTGGGTCGGAGGATTATTGGGGATTTCCTTCTGGACCATGCTTCCGGTCCTGATCGTATTCTTCGTCATACTTCTGGTGCTTTATTCCGCCTGGAATAGCGGGATGGGTGGAGGATCTTCCTGGGGTTCCTGGGGAGGACCGGGCGGCGGGTCTTCTTGGGGTTCCTCTTCCGGCGGAGATTCCGGCTGGAGCGGTGGCGGAGGCGATTTCGGAGGCGGCGGTTCCTCCACGGATTGGTGA
- a CDS encoding 2-hydroxychromene-2-carboxylate isomerase, producing MSANYKIDFWFEFASTYSYLSAGRIEQLCAQKGIRANWKPFLLGPIFKEQGMEDSPFNLFPAKGKYMWKDLERRCEKYDLPFERPDKFPQNGLKAARIAVAFSGSEWVREFTRKVYIAEFSRNKDIGETETLSEILKELGQNPDTIFEKSESQENKSALRENTETASSLGIFGAPSFIVRGELFWGDDRLEDALEFLTRT from the coding sequence ATGAGCGCAAATTATAAGATCGACTTTTGGTTCGAATTCGCGAGTACCTATTCCTATCTGAGTGCGGGAAGAATCGAACAACTCTGCGCGCAAAAAGGGATTCGTGCGAATTGGAAACCCTTCCTGTTAGGTCCGATCTTCAAAGAGCAAGGAATGGAGGACTCCCCCTTCAACCTTTTCCCCGCCAAAGGAAAATACATGTGGAAGGATCTGGAAAGAAGATGCGAAAAATACGATCTACCCTTTGAACGACCCGACAAATTTCCACAAAACGGATTGAAGGCCGCGAGAATTGCTGTCGCATTTTCCGGAAGCGAGTGGGTCCGCGAATTCACCCGCAAAGTATATATCGCGGAATTTTCCCGAAACAAAGATATAGGCGAAACGGAAACCCTGTCTGAAATCCTGAAAGAGCTGGGTCAAAACCCGGACACCATCTTCGAAAAGTCCGAATCCCAGGAAAACAAATCCGCCTTGCGCGAGAATACGGAAACGGCAAGTTCCCTGGGGATCTTCGGCGCTCCCAGTTTTATCGTACGTGGAGAGCTTTTCTGGGGAGACGATCGTCTGGAAGACGCTCTCGAATTCCTCACCCGAACTTGA
- a CDS encoding alpha/beta hydrolase, with protein sequence MKTSPREFSSKGTVCRGTLYLPNELKPPVIVMGHGIGAERRFRLPDYAERFCKAGFAVFLFDYRNLGESDGLPRNLIHPKRHVEDFLEAIRFVKSLPEVKGEQFGIWGTSFGGGHVLVTAAKSPDVKAVVSQVPFVDGISTTNSFPLLYQLQGFLHGLKDLVRIPFGAKPHTVPIVARPGSFALMNTPDSYDGYTKLIPEGSEWTNEAPARICLLLPMYRPVSYASRIQAPVLMQIAKKDSLIPYGAALKTARRIRDCKTNLLDMGHFEPYYGKLFEDTIAEQIVFFKEKLK encoded by the coding sequence ATGAAAACGTCGCCGCGGGAATTTTCAAGCAAGGGCACCGTCTGTAGAGGGACATTATATCTTCCTAACGAACTGAAGCCGCCCGTCATCGTGATGGGTCATGGTATAGGCGCCGAAAGGAGATTTAGACTCCCGGATTATGCGGAGCGTTTTTGCAAGGCGGGCTTTGCCGTTTTTCTTTTCGACTACAGAAACCTGGGTGAAAGCGACGGACTTCCCCGAAATTTGATCCATCCGAAGAGGCATGTGGAGGATTTTCTGGAAGCGATCCGATTCGTAAAATCCCTGCCCGAGGTAAAAGGGGAACAATTTGGGATCTGGGGGACTTCCTTCGGAGGAGGGCATGTTCTTGTGACAGCCGCCAAGAGTCCGGACGTAAAAGCGGTGGTTTCCCAAGTTCCGTTCGTGGACGGAATTTCCACCACGAATTCCTTTCCGCTTCTTTATCAACTACAGGGTTTCCTACACGGATTGAAGGATCTGGTTCGGATTCCGTTCGGAGCAAAACCTCATACGGTTCCGATCGTCGCAAGGCCGGGGAGTTTCGCGTTGATGAACACTCCGGATTCGTACGACGGTTATACGAAGTTGATTCCTGAAGGATCGGAATGGACGAACGAAGCTCCTGCCAGGATTTGTCTTCTGCTTCCCATGTACCGCCCCGTGTCGTACGCTTCCAGGATCCAGGCACCGGTGCTGATGCAGATCGCCAAAAAGGATTCCTTGATTCCGTACGGTGCCGCGCTTAAGACCGCGCGTAGGATACGGGACTGCAAAACGAACCTCTTGGATATGGGTCATTTCGAACCGTATTACGGAAAATTGTTCGAAGATACGATTGCGGAGCAGATCGTCTTTTTCAAGGAAAAGCTGAAGTAA
- a CDS encoding TPM domain-containing protein — protein sequence MSESTSRFSRFLTHLAASVTEFLVTPLGHAFELNLLGKYFKKEDLKRIGEIVSESEKLHRGEIRVAIEAKLPLSQIWSGKSARDRALEMFSFLKIWDTEENTGILVYLLLAERKIVILADRGIYGKIGQTQLDEIAKEIGEGFKTSEHKKSLAQGIRKLTEELRKHFPAGEKNPNELPDDPYLA from the coding sequence ATGAGCGAAAGTACTTCCCGTTTTTCCCGTTTTTTAACCCATCTAGCGGCGAGCGTGACCGAATTCCTGGTTACTCCGCTCGGACATGCGTTCGAATTGAATTTATTAGGAAAATATTTTAAAAAGGAAGATCTCAAAAGAATCGGAGAGATCGTTTCCGAATCCGAAAAACTCCATAGAGGAGAGATACGCGTCGCGATAGAAGCCAAACTTCCTCTCTCTCAAATCTGGTCGGGAAAATCCGCCAGAGACCGCGCGCTCGAAATGTTCTCCTTCCTGAAAATTTGGGATACGGAGGAAAATACCGGTATCCTGGTCTATTTGCTCTTGGCCGAAAGGAAGATCGTGATCCTTGCCGATCGCGGGATTTACGGAAAGATCGGACAAACGCAATTGGACGAGATCGCGAAGGAAATCGGAGAAGGCTTTAAAACTTCCGAACACAAGAAAAGTCTAGCCCAGGGAATCCGAAAATTAACCGAGGAACTTCGAAAGCATTTTCCTGCGGGAGAAAAAAATCCGAACGAACTCCCGGACGATCCTTACCTCGCCTGA